Within the Planctomycetota bacterium genome, the region CCTGGATGTGCCTTCTGCTGATCTCACTCGCAGGCTGCGGCACGGAGGAGCGGGTGACCCTGCACGTGTGGGCCGCCGACACGTTGGCCGCCAGCCTCCGCGAGTTGAAGGCCAAGTTCGAGCATCTGCGCCCCGACTGCCGGATCGCCCTCAACCTCCACGGCGACGTGCTCGTCACGCGGCTGCTCCCCGACCACGAGGCCGACGTGGCCGCCCTCGCCGACTGCCGACTCATCGAGAAGGTGCTCCACCCCGACGTTGCCGACTGGGTCGCCAAGTTCGCCGCCAATGAAATCGTGCTCGCAAACCACAACTCGAGCCGGCGGCGCGCCGAGATCAACGCCGACAACTGGTACGAAATCCTGCTCAAACCCGACATCCAGTTCGGCATCGCCAATCCCACGCAAGACCCCTGCGGTTACTGGACCCGTCTCACCTGGCTCCTCGCGGAGAAGCACTACGCCACCTCCCAGAGCCAACCGCGCCCCCTCGCACAGCAACTCATCGCCAAGTGCCCCGAGGAGTTCATCGCCCTCGACGCCACCCGCCTCATCTCCGACCTACTCGTGCCCGCACGCGTGGACTACGCATTCGTCTACAAGACGCATGCGGTGGGCCACAGGCTGAGTTTCACCCCCCTGCCGAAGGAGATCAACCTCGGCGACCCCGCCCACGCCGGCGAGTACGCCCAGGCGGAAATCACCGTGCCCGACTACCACGGCGGGCGCGAGACCCTCCAGGGCACCTACATCGCCTGTGGCATCATCGTGCCGAAGAAGTCGCGCCATCCCGAGCTGGCACGGGAGTTCGTCCGCTACGTGCTCTCGCCCACCGGCCAGGAGCTTCTCCAGCGTTCCGGCTTCAACCCCCTCCGGCCCGCCCGCGTGCCCAGGTGGTGCAGAACGCCTGAGTTCCTCGCCGACATCACTGTGCCTGAGAAGTAGCCGGCCCTGGCCGCCGGTTCGGCCGTGCGACGCCTTGCCTGCGCCCTCATTCCTCCCGATGAGGCCCTGTCAGGGGCCGGCCCACCACGTCCTTGGGGCCGAACCCCTGCCCACCGCCATGTCGCCCCGAGCTACGGCCCCGGCCGCACCAGCCTGGGCAGGCTCAGAGGGCCGTCAATCGCCCACACAGAGCCGGGGCCTGCGGTCACCTCGCCACGCTCCGAACTGAACGTCACCTCCCCCTCCGTCACCTCCAGCGTCGTGCGAACGCCCGATTCATAGGTCACTTTGAACTTGGTGCCACGAACATAGACCGACCCAAACGGCGTCCCCACCCCCTGGAACCGATTGGTGCTCCGCACATCGAACTCCACCTCGCCCTCATGCAGGCACACATGGCGGAAGTGCCGCGCGCAGGCCGCCCCCGACGCGCCCCCGTGCAGTTGAGCCTCGGTCTGGGGATGGACGTCAAGCAACGAACCATCGTCCACCTCCAGCGTCAACCGACTGCCCTTGCCCGCGATCAACACATCGCCGTCATAGACCGGCGAGCCAATCTGAACCAGCGACGCGCGCCGCGCCCCCCTCTGGCGGGCCATCGGTTGCCCTTCCAGGGCCGCCACGCGGCCCACCTGCACATAGCGCTTGCTCAACAGCGCGAACGCACCCGCCACGAGCAGCACCGCAGCCGCCGCCGCCAGCCCCCAGCGCAGCAACACACTGGGCCGCCCCATCGAACGTTGGGGCCTCCGGGCGCCTCGCAACCGCGCAACCACCGCGCACGACAGATCACGCGGCGCCTCCACCAAAGCGAGAGCCGAACGCAACGCGCGATCATCCCCCCGCCAAGCTTCCCACGCCCGCCGACACCCCTCACAGCCGCCCAGATGCGTCTGGACCTCCTCCACCTCATCCGACCACAGAGTCCCCTCCTCCAGCGCCAGAAAGCTCACCCGGATTCTGCGGCACTCACGGTTCATGCCGATTCCCCCCCGCCCAGATAGTCTCGCAGCATCTCGCGGGCACGCAGCGCGCGTCGGCGCGCCGCCTCCGGCCGAATACCCAGGCTCGCGGCCACCTCATCGTACCC harbors:
- a CDS encoding FecR domain-containing protein, whose protein sequence is MNRECRRIRVSFLALEEGTLWSDEVEEVQTHLGGCEGCRRAWEAWRGDDRALRSALALVEAPRDLSCAVVARLRGARRPQRSMGRPSVLLRWGLAAAAAVLLVAGAFALLSKRYVQVGRVAALEGQPMARQRGARRASLVQIGSPVYDGDVLIAGKGSRLTLEVDDGSLLDVHPQTEAQLHGGASGAACARHFRHVCLHEGEVEFDVRSTNRFQGVGTPFGSVYVRGTKFKVTYESGVRTTLEVTEGEVTFSSERGEVTAGPGSVWAIDGPLSLPRLVRPGP
- a CDS encoding extracellular solute-binding protein, whose product is MQSPRRRPWAWMCLLLISLAGCGTEERVTLHVWAADTLAASLRELKAKFEHLRPDCRIALNLHGDVLVTRLLPDHEADVAALADCRLIEKVLHPDVADWVAKFAANEIVLANHNSSRRRAEINADNWYEILLKPDIQFGIANPTQDPCGYWTRLTWLLAEKHYATSQSQPRPLAQQLIAKCPEEFIALDATRLISDLLVPARVDYAFVYKTHAVGHRLSFTPLPKEINLGDPAHAGEYAQAEITVPDYHGGRETLQGTYIACGIIVPKKSRHPELAREFVRYVLSPTGQELLQRSGFNPLRPARVPRWCRTPEFLADITVPEK